accagtgcatcgttgtggggctgcATGATCCCTTCatcgtcctcgtcgttgaaagacaaggttccctcCGGCACGTAATCccgagtccatttttcccttgtgatggatactttggtgcgcttcagcatcggcccctgGGGAACGTCGACcacaccgatgatcatgttaataacATATTGAGGTTCCTCCTGCTTCATCTGTTTATTAGAAtctctattcctgaaatgattcttggctcgatcgcttagGAACTCTCGAagatgtccgttgttgaacaaccgagctacttcctctcttaattgtcggcaGTCCTCCGTTCTgcggccgtgagtgccatgatatttgcatattaGGTTAAGATTCCTTTGGGCTGGATCaaactgtagaggtcgaggccacttggtgtctcTGATACGCCCGATGGCGGTTACGATAGCAGCATCATttacgttgaagttgtactcttaTAACCTTAGTTCTTtcttaggcccgatgggcctgtcaaAACTATTTTTGCTTATGAGTCCCCTGTTATTTTGACTCTGATCGCTTCTCTTTTTATTTCTCGCAAGGTTTTGTCTGAATCCGTTACTCATACGATCACCGATATACGGCTGATATCGGTCCCTACTTGGTCTCGGTTcatgatcaatgtctcttttgggtCTTTCACTGGTTCAGATAGGATAAACAAACCCGGAAGGGGGtccgagctgatcatcttcgactttaatttttgactgatatcggttatgcacatcggcccaagttacGACCTAATATTCTACTAGGTTTTGCTTTAACTATTGCGAAGACAAcgagcttcgagtattgagtccttgggtgaaggcctgagCGGCCCAATCGCCCGCGACCGGAGGTAGGTCCATCTATTCCATCTGAAATAGAGACACAAATTCTctaagcatctcattatccctctgtttcactttgaaaaggttcgACTTCCTGGTCTCAACCTTGATAGCCCcaacgtgtgcttttacgaaggaatctgcaagtaTAGCAAACGAGTCAGTAGAGTTaggaggtaggttgtgataccatatcatagctcatTTCGACAAGGTCTCTCTGAATTTTTTTAACacgacagattcgatctcatcgtcttctaaGTCATTCCCGTTGATAACACATGTGTatgaggtcacatgttcatttgggtcAGTTGTCTCGTTGTACTTAGTAATTTCAGGCATGCGGAACTTTTTAGGGATCAGCCTCGGGGGTGCGCTCAGAGGGAAGGGTTtgtgaacaaacttcttggagtccaggcctttcaatatcggtagCGCTccggggatttggtcgaccctggagttgtaagCCTCCACCTTCTTTtcgttagcttcgattttcttttctcccgtttCCACCCGTTTTTCAATTCCTCGATCATCtttattatttcggggttggTTTCGGGTTCAACTTCATTTGGCCTATCTGCGGCTGGTTCATTTCTGCGAGTGTTTTCCCGAGATGATTCAAGCTCGACTCTACTGGGAGCACGGATTCAGTTCTGCAGTTGGGCTATCGCTGCCTGCTGAGCCTACAATATTTTGAAGATCACCCGCAAGCTAATCCCATCTCTCTCACCATCACGATGTACACTTTCAGGTTAAccgaatttttaaaaaaattatgtttTTGAAACCCATATTGTTATTTTTATACAAAAACCCATATAGTTATTTTttagtcgtctaacaataatttttcattgatgtacactttcaggttaaccgaatttagtaattaaacataaaaattaatatgatacctaaatattaataatcacttcacattcgaaaaacatatactacctccgttccagtttatgtgaacctattttctttttggtccgttccaaaaagaatgacccatttctatatttggaaacaattttgcttaaacatacaattttacccttaatgagaagcttttataaccacacaaatattctgAACCCCTTTTTGAATTATTTAGGATCACAAATtctaaaagtttttattttttcttaaactccgtgcccagtgaAATATGTTCAcctaaattggaacggagggagtaagaatttaatagatctttaacctatgatatgaatatggaagaacaaagagacagacgcatttcagtaacacttgaaaagaaaatgatcatacaacccattatttaaggtcaataaatatggagcacttcatattctattaaaagttatatcccgcaagagaatttcaaatatttctagatattttttaaagaaaacaattctatataaaatcttaaaaatatatatataaattatatatttatatgacGGGTTGATTcaaatttttttactcaataccaaatcaaaccaaGTCAGATTTTTTAAtcagtttggtttgacttttcgatttggtgCGATTTTTCGATTCGATTTGTACACCCTACCAAGAACTTTGAAGTTTGACGTAAAAAAATGAAAACCACGGCCACCACCTAAAATCTAAGAACACACCCCAAAAAAGCACCCAAACCATGATATAAGTGAAGTTAACTTCTATACATCCATGGTACAAAATCAGATCATTTAAAAAGATAATTATAATACTTATCCataaaagtaatattaataactGAAAAACGAATTAAAGTATCCTGATAATACATATTCTTTATACTATCGGTGCACATATAAGTTAATGTACAAAGTAAaagatttaaattatatatattgatAATACAAAGATTCTTTTACATTATCAATAAATTTTAACCCATGATATACATCAAATCAATTATTATGTTTACCATATTATAAATTAATGTATATCAAGAAATTTACATGTGATTATCTACTAAGTGATCtcattgtttaaatattttttacaccATCATAGCACGTAAACTTACTCCCTTGGGATGCTTACATCACATTTTTTGGAATGCAACCTTTTCCCGATTCCTATACGAACACGGAATACTTTATGCACCAAAATGTCCGCATAAAACTTTAAACTCATATAGCTAAGTCAAAAgcataaaaaattaaaaagagagGAAACCCCCTCCTTCTATCTCTTAACTCTTTCTTCTTGTTCCTCAGTTATCATCATCATCAAACCCCAACCTCTCCCTCTATCTCTCTCTCCCCTAGTTTAGATCCTTGTGGAATTCATCGATCAGCGGATTCATCCTTTTCTCTTCTCCCTTATAACCATATAAACAAAAATTAAACCCTTGGTCTCAAATTTTTAATCTATGTTAATCTTTTACTTAATTTCACATAATACCAATGGAGGAAGGATCAAAGATCTAAGCAGCTAAGAGTACTATCTTTTCTATTATTTTTCCTCGGCTTAACTTAATCATTTGTCCACTTAAAAGGCCCGATTTTGAGCTTCAAACATGGCAAACCCATGGTGGACAGGTCAAGTAAATCTAGCTGGAGTTGAAACATCATCCCAAGCCGGCGCACAGACACTCAAGAAGCCAGATCTAGGCATATCTATGAACGACAACACTGGATCAAGAGATAATAATGATGAAGAAAGAGAGCACAGTGATGAGCCAAAAGAGGGCGCAATTGAGGTCGCCACACGCCGACCTCGTGGACGCCCTCCCGGCTCGAAAAATAGGCCAAAATCGCCCATTTTCGTGACAAGGGATAGTCCAAATACATTAAGAAGTCATGTTATGGAAGTAGCAAATGGTGCAGATGTAGCTGAAAGCATAGCACAGTTTGCAAGAAAGCGTCAAAGAGGTGTTTGTGTATTGAGTGCCAGTGGAACAGTAACAAATGTAACCCTAAGACAACCATCTGCTCCTGGTACTGCTGTCATGGCATTACACGGTCGTTTCGAGATTTTATCGTTGACCGGCGCATTCCTCCCCGGTCCTGCTCCGCCCGGGTCAACAGGATTGACTATATACCTAGCAGGTGGACAAGGACAGGTACTATTGAATTGTATAACCTAGATTATTTTTTGCTAAAGAACGaaaatattataaataattatatgcACCACTACAAAAGCAAGTGCCATCCGTAGCACGTCTAATCAGATCATTGATTTGAGACGTGAAAATAGTACCTTGCATGGACAAGGGTATGATTGCGTACAGTAAAACCTTATAGTCCAACGCATTTTTGTGGATCCTGCACGTAAC
This region of Nicotiana tomentosiformis chromosome 4, ASM39032v3, whole genome shotgun sequence genomic DNA includes:
- the LOC104104729 gene encoding AT-hook motif nuclear-localized protein 20-like, which translates into the protein MANPWWTGQVNLAGVETSSQAGAQTLKKPDLGISMNDNTGSRDNNDEEREHSDEPKEGAIEVATRRPRGRPPGSKNRPKSPIFVTRDSPNTLRSHVMEVANGADVAESIAQFARKRQRGVCVLSASGTVTNVTLRQPSAPGTAVMALHGRFEILSLTGAFLPGPAPPGSTGLTIYLAGGQGQVVGGIVVGSLVASGPVMVIASTFSNATYERLPLEEEEEGGGAAAAQGQLGGSGSPPPPPQQGGMGEIPSSNMQTVYNLPPNLLPNNGGQLNHEAFAWPHGRPPY